Genomic DNA from Cloeon dipterum chromosome 3, ieCloDipt1.1, whole genome shotgun sequence:
AAGCGCTGTCATGAGAAACAGGCGTTGTACTCCGTCCCCACCCCAGGTTGCAGCACCATTCGCTCTGAGTGCCGCTCTGGTGCCGCCGATCGCCGGCAAACGGCAAAGCAGAATCAACAGGCTGCTCATATGAGCGCTCTCTTTTCTCCCCTCTGTTTTTGTGCGCTGTCAAGAGCACCTAAATCCTAATCCTTGTAGCCTAGCAATTAATGAGTCCTCTTCTCTCTTCTGCCCGAGACGATTGATTCCAGCGTTCAGTGCTTGGTGCTTGTCACTTCTTGTCAAAGCAGCATTCTCGTTGCTTGACCTTCCGCACTGAAAGGTGACTCGGGCTGCGGGAACAAATTCTAAAGCTTGGAATTTCGTTGTTAGAGGCAGAGGCACCCATATATTTTGGtgagatttttaactttttatctGAACGACTTTGACACtcattttcagcattttttaaaattttttttaagcccgtgaaaatttcaaaattaaaaacagctgtcaaatttatttcgtgcTAAAtctttgtttacatttttataaatttgtggATTCACAAATAAgaacagttaatttttaaattattgtactTGTTTTGATGGTTGATGTTTGTGTCTCGTGGtatcttgatttattttctcaaaaattaccAGGACAGTTTGCTGTCTAAAATTTgtagcatttaaatttgtattttaattctttgaaaCACAGAGAGTCGCGCGTTTAAATCATTCATACTGCATCCTGAAGGAAACAATCGGCTTCCTAattctatgaaaatttaaaaatgcaagaagctttagattttttaaatgttttattttactaccTAAGTGtgccatttttaactttattttttttaatttttatcttggaCTCGTACCGCtaatttttggttcaaataTTTCTGGAATCTGGATTGCTATAACATGAACTCTATTTGACCTGAAAATAAGGAGACACATGACTTTATctctttaatataattatttttcttgacgtGTGCTGGATTAATCAAGAATAAATAGTGACAAACAATCACGGTTCTTGACCTGATGCGCTATACTGGCATTATTGTTAGTGTGCTGCACACGACCCCTGCCCTCTAATCGCATCTTActccacttttattttttcagagctTAGAGATGACCAACAAAGTGCTGGTGGttggaggcggcggccgcgaGCACGCACTCTGCTGGAAACTTGCCTCCTCTCCTAAGGCAATGAACAGTTATTTCCACTTAAAAATACACTATGAATATGGCTAATTCACGAAAcagctttttttctttaacttaAATGTAGAATCATTAAATATGCTTTATAATTATAGCATAAAACGTTCTTGAGAAAAGATTGGTTGAAGTATTTTTCCTGATAAATTTGCGGCATCTTTCATCCTGAGAGTTTTCGCgagtataatttttctttatgcAATATTGCATAATCTAAAgtggaagaaattttaaagatttatttgaaatttcatttcaggcAAGTTTAtcgtaaatttttatctaaaaattatttggggTCTCTTTagtattttcaacaaattataatcgtttttaaaaaaatatgatgtattttttgctcaattgtCCAATATTTTCTTAACCACAGGTTGAGACCGTTTTTGTCGCTCCTGGAAACGTGGGCATTGCAAAGGAGCAAAAAGTGTCTGTGGCTGATGTCAATGTCAAAGACTTCAAGGCTGTGGTCgctttttgcaaacaaaattcgGTTAGCTTCGTGGCTGTTGGCCCTGAAGACCCCTTGGCTAACGGAATTGCTGATGAACTGACCAAGGAAGGCATCCTCTGCTTTGGGCCCAGCAAGGCAGCCGCCAGGATCGAATCCAACAAGGACTGGTCCAAGGCGTTCATGGACCGCCACAAGATCCCAACTGCGCGTTGGCATTCATTTACTGATCCTGAAAATGCGAAGCAGTTTATCAAGAGGTTGATATTGCATTTTGTgttaaaacataatattataataataacgtTTGCATGGCTCCAGTGTCGCCTTCCCAGCCCACGTTGTAAAAGCTAGTGGCTTGGCCGCTGGTAAAGGCGTTGTAGTGGCCAGCAACAATGAGGAAGCCTGCCAAGCGGTAAACTCGATCCTCGTAAATAAAGAATATGGTGTTGCTGGCGATGTAGTGATCGTTGAGGAGCTCCTTGCTGGAGAGGAAGTTTCGGTAATTTGAGTTTGAAGGTTCCCTTAAccctttaatttaaacattctaaatatttttaggttttgGCTTTTTCGGACGGCAAGAATGTTAAGCTCATGCTGCCAGCGCAAGACCACAAACGTCTGATGGCCGAGGACCAAGGCCCCAACACTGGAGGAATGGGAGCGTATTGCCCTTGCCCATTCATTACAGAAAGCGAGCTTAAACTGGTCGAAGAGCAGGTCTTGCAAAAAGCCATTGATGGACTCAGATCGGAAGGGACCCCTTTTATCGGTtaacaaagtttttaattaaatcagagaagacataaaaatttatcttgatAGGTGTTCTTTATGCTGGCTTAATGATGACTAAAAATGGTCCTAAGGTGCTTGAGTTTAACTGCAGATTTGGAGACCCAGAAACGCAAGTTATTTTGCCGCTGCTTGACACAGACCTCTACGATATCATGATGGTACTTAGTTCAAACCATCGGAAACCAATGAGAGAgactaaattgtgaaaattgtaAGGCCTGCTGCACTGAGCGACTTTTGGAGactgaattaaaatggaaGGACCATCTGAATGCTGTCGGCGTTGTAATGGCCAGCAGAGGCTACCCATTCACCTCCTCTAAGGGCATGATCATCACAGgttgaacaaaatttgctgaatgttgccaaaaatttttaacgttttttgaaaaaggaacTGATGAGGTTTCAAAGCGAGGCAGCAGCTTGGTCTTCCACAGCGGCACCGCTCTTTCAGGCTCTGACCTGGTCACCAACGGAGGACGCGTGCTGATCGTTGTCTCCTTAGCGCCGTGTCTTCCCAGCGCGGCCGCTAGCGCCACCGAGGGCGCCAGGAGCATCGCCTTTGACGGCGCCCAGTTCCGGCCCGACATCGCGCACAAAGGCGTCATCAGGGCTATTCTGGCGAAAGGCGCGCTCACCTACAAGGCGTCCGGCGTGGACATCGAGGCTGGAGACAGTCTGGTCAGCAACATCAAGCCTGTTGTCGAGCTGACCAAGAGAGCCGGCACCCTCGGCTCCATTGGTGGCTTTGGAGGGTTGTTTGATGTCAGCGCGGCCGGCTACGAAGACCCGATTTTGGTGTCAGGAACTGATGGAGTCGGAACTAAACTGATGGTATGTTCTCTTTTCTAGTGGAggaattttttgattaattttcgtGCTTAGGTTGCTCACGAAATAAACATAAACCATACTATTGGCATTGATTTGGTTGCCATGTGCGTCAACGACATTCTTGCCCACGCCGCAGAGCCACTTTTCTTCCTTGATTATTTCGCCACGGGTAAATTGGAAGTTGGGGTCGCTGCCAGCGTCGTCAAGGGAATCGCAGAGGGTTGCAAGCAGGCTGGGTGCGCTCTCGttggtaaaataaatagcagctGATTTATTGCTCAGCGTCTTTAATTTTGCTGTGCATTTGCTAACTAGGTGGAGAAACCGCAGAAATGCCTGGAATTTACGGTCCAAACACCTACGACTTGGCCGGGTTTGCTGTTGGAGCAGTTGAGAGAACCCTGCAGCTGCCCAACATCGCCTCAATCAAGGAGGGTGACGTTGTTTTGGCCCTGCCTTCAAGTGGTCTGCACAGCAATGGCTTCAGTCTGGTCAGGAAAGTTATGGAGAAGGTGAGAAGAAACTATAATGAATTGGCGCCCTTCAGCCTAAATGGGAAGACATTTGGttagtatttttgtttcattaaaatatagaatttgTCATCTATTGTCAATATTAGGGGAGGAATTCCTGACACCAACAAAGATCTACGTGAAGTACCTACTTCCTGTGCTGAAAAGTGGTAAGGTCAAAGCGTTTGCTCACATCACCGGAGGCGGCTTACTGGAAAACATCCCTCGTGTCCTTCCCAAGAACCTGGCCGTTGCTTTGGACGCCTCAAAGTGGACCATCACTCCTGTATTCCCCTGGCTAGCAGCAGCTGGTGAGACTTATAATCTTAATCTATGACAccgcaacaaaaaattttttttttctcaggCCAGGTCAATGAACAGGAGATGCTGCGGACGTTCAATTGCGGCGTCGGCGGCATCCTAATTGTAAGCCCTGCAGAAAAAAACTCAGTTCTGAATGCTTTGAAGAAAGAAGAATGCGTGGAAGTAGGAGTTGTCAGGAGCAAGAGCGCTGGCGGCCCGCACGTGTTGGTGAACAACTTTGTGGAGGAGATGGAAAACCTCATGCGGCCATTCCTGCCCACTTTGCTGAGGTCTGGACTGTGCCCTCTGAAGAAACGGGTCGGCGTTCTAATCTCAGGCGGAGGAACAAATCTGCAGGCCCTGCTTGACCACACAAACGACCCCACCAGGAACAGCGCCGCGGAAATCGTGCTTGTCATCTCCAACAAGGTTGACGCAAAAGGTCTCGAAAGGGCACGCAATTTCAACGTTGCCACTAAAGTAGGTTAAATTAGGTCATGTTTGTGCAACATTGTGACcccttttgtttcaaaactctAGGTTATATCCCACAAAGACTTCTCATCTCGAGTAGAGTTCGACAGGCAAGTTAATAAGGAGCTGAGGGATGCTGGAGTAGAAATCGTGTGCTTGGCAGGCTTCATGAGAGTTTTGACTGGAGAATTCGTGCGCAGCTGGAAGGGAGCTTTGATCAACATTCATCCCGCCCTTCTGCCACTTTTCAAAGGCACCCACGCACACCGCCAAGCGTTGGATGCGGGTGTTCGGGTCACTGGCTGCTCTGTCCACTTTGTTGAGGTAGCCCTATCATAGATAATCAAAGcatcgtttcattttttatattaatctaAAGGAGGAAATCGATGCCGGAGCGATAATCGTTCAAGAAGCTGTACCAATCGCGCTTGACGATACTGAGGAAACCTTGCAAGAGAAAGTACTGATGAGAGAGCATGTGGCGTACCCCAAAGCTCTGGAGATGCTTGCCAGAGGAGAGATCCAGCTGGACGACCAAGGCAAAATCATTTGGGCAACTCCAAAAGCGCTGACAGAATCAAAATAGAAGCTGTGGTTGAGAATCAAAGTCACGGACCAAATAACCCACGGAAAACGTATCTAAGCTGTCAAATCCCagttaaatcaaaacaatttccaaattttatataaGCCAACTGTTTTCAGTTGTAATTTACGCTCCATTGTAAAACCAATGATGAATATTACACATTCCCTTTTTGAGCAGTGCATACTTGAAATTGTATATCAGTGCCATATTATTAGTGTTACAATTTGCTACAATTCATTatgttttcaatattaatcaaaatgttgaatccagcaaaatttatgaaacgtaataaagtaaatttttccttttcataaaACTGGTTTCTAATTTATTACCGTTAAGGTccttaatatgtatttaaacaTTAGAAGAAAAACACCATTAATTATTACCAAGagaactaaatttattaaaattaattggacaAACGGCTTGATTCTTTATTCCACTCACCTAGAGCATGATTAACatcaatttgagttttttctAAGCTGTCCACTTGAGACAGCGCGTGTCCTGATGCGTTCCGAGGCACCGGACGCTACAGTATCTGGCTCCGCACTGGACGCACGTGTACGAGCTGGGAAAACCACAA
This window encodes:
- the Gart gene encoding trifunctional purine biosynthetic protein adenosine-3, with protein sequence MTNKVLVVGGGGREHALCWKLASSPKVETVFVAPGNVGIAKEQKVSVADVNVKDFKAVVAFCKQNSVSFVAVGPEDPLANGIADELTKEGILCFGPSKAAARIESNKDWSKAFMDRHKIPTARWHSFTDPENAKQFIKSVAFPAHVVKASGLAAGKGVVVASNNEEACQAVNSILVNKEYGVAGDVVIVEELLAGEEVSVLAFSDGKNVKLMLPAQDHKRLMAEDQGPNTGGMGAYCPCPFITESELKLVEEQVLQKAIDGLRSEGTPFIGVLYAGLMMTKNGPKVLEFNCRFGDPETQVILPLLDTDLYDIMMACCTERLLETELKWKDHLNAVGVVMASRGYPFTSSKGMIITGTDEVSKRGSSLVFHSGTALSGSDLVTNGGRVLIVVSLAPCLPSAAASATEGARSIAFDGAQFRPDIAHKGVIRAILAKGALTYKASGVDIEAGDSLVSNIKPVVELTKRAGTLGSIGGFGGLFDVSAAGYEDPILVSGTDGVGTKLMVAHEININHTIGIDLVAMCVNDILAHAAEPLFFLDYFATGKLEVGVAASVVKGIAEGCKQAGCALVGGETAEMPGIYGPNTYDLAGFAVGAVERTLQLPNIASIKEGDVVLALPSSGLHSNGFSLVRKVMEKVRRNYNELAPFSLNGKTFGEEFLTPTKIYVKYLLPVLKSGKVKAFAHITGGGLLENIPRVLPKNLAVALDASKWTITPVFPWLAAAGQVNEQEMLRTFNCGVGGILIVSPAEKNSVLNALKKEECVEVGVVRSKSAGGPHVLVNNFVEEMENLMRPFLPTLLRSGLCPLKKRVGVLISGGGTNLQALLDHTNDPTRNSAAEIVLVISNKVDAKGLERARNFNVATKVISHKDFSSRVEFDRQVNKELRDAGVEIVCLAGFMRVLTGEFVRSWKGALINIHPALLPLFKGTHAHRQALDAGVRVTGCSVHFVEEEIDAGAIIVQEAVPIALDDTEETLQEKVLMREHVAYPKALEMLARGEIQLDDQGKIIWATPKALTESK